One genomic segment of Candidatus Thermodiscus eudorianus includes these proteins:
- a CDS encoding MoxR family ATPase, with amino-acid sequence MESEVKEYSSTLREIVDTVSKAVIGKKEEIELMVATIAAGGHILLEGPPGSGKTYTSKAIARAFGGSYARVQGNPDVLPSDITGFYVYSVAGKRRFVKGPVFTNILQVDDINRIPPRSQSALLQAMAEYSVSVEGETFNIDKPFHVIGTFIPEEIEAGVYRLALGVIDRFWISIPTEYLVADNEVLLASRSDKLYLTNPEEVNTIMTPGDLSQLQENLGSMIYVDEKISQYIVDIISNLRSHSDVFMGPSHRGTISLYRVAEALALLQGRDYVIPDDVKRLAPYVLSHRINLKPTSSKKPVDVVNEVLDTVPVPKW; translated from the coding sequence ATGGAGAGCGAAGTAAAGGAATACTCTAGCACGCTCAGGGAGATCGTGGACACGGTGTCTAAGGCTGTTATAGGGAAGAAGGAAGAGATAGAGCTAATGGTCGCCACTATAGCAGCCGGGGGGCACATACTCCTAGAGGGACCCCCAGGGTCGGGGAAGACCTATACCAGTAAGGCGATCGCCAGGGCCTTCGGCGGATCCTACGCCAGGGTGCAGGGCAACCCCGACGTCCTGCCATCCGATATCACAGGTTTCTACGTCTACTCTGTAGCGGGAAAGAGAAGATTCGTCAAGGGACCTGTGTTCACTAATATACTCCAGGTGGATGATATCAACAGGATACCTCCCAGGTCCCAGTCCGCACTACTCCAGGCTATGGCGGAATATAGTGTTAGCGTGGAGGGAGAGACCTTCAACATAGATAAGCCGTTCCACGTGATCGGGACCTTCATACCGGAGGAGATAGAAGCCGGAGTCTACCGGCTAGCCCTCGGAGTCATAGACCGGTTCTGGATATCAATCCCCACAGAATACCTGGTAGCCGACAACGAGGTGTTGCTCGCGAGTAGATCCGACAAGCTGTACTTGACGAACCCCGAGGAGGTAAACACCATAATGACCCCAGGCGACCTCTCCCAGCTACAGGAGAACCTGGGCTCAATGATATATGTTGACGAAAAGATCTCCCAGTACATTGTTGATATTATTTCGAACCTGAGATCCCACAGCGACGTTTTCATGGGGCCAAGCCATCGAGGCACGATATCCCTTTACAGGGTAGCCGAGGCCCTAGCCCTCCTACAGGGCCGAGACTACGTCATACCGGATGACGTGAAGAGGCTCGCCCCCTATGTCCTGAGCCACAGGATAAACCTCAAGCCCACCTCCTCCAAGAAGCCAGTCGACGTAGTCAATGAGGTACTAGACACCGTGCCAGTGCCTAAATGGTGA
- a CDS encoding exosortase/archaeosortase family protein encodes MRRPLLDTAIVAGFTVLLSTVYRDAVLAYIETMQIPDYSYLMILVPSTAIIIAEIINKHATLQELDIGRIVAAGGGLLIAFSLHKLSTIIIDYSLELELLSIITLLASMLFLVYGDFDRLVTPLAIWILLLLLVPLPRGILDTLSAELTDPVAKAASMLTGAQLTESYGFTSLRFVDSSGVTRLFQIAPECSGVVSLLSALSLAPIIFYLALTSNSTWRRKAKAIALSLALAVAIVFTGNILRVALVVYIAKTYDYKTALEFFHQTPSLIYTGIATIVALMITLRLPRPSQPPRPVKQAPAKIRGGDIVKAALITLIVLAGTINTPTTIATSQMQNLPTPEELIQNPALILYNQTTTKARTTLPSPLLGEALGALAVYRASVTVENKTLQGWIEIGETPARFHSWDSCLLAQNYKITKRWTESYENMTITYILAKKGLLTQLLAYTIVKYPTERGNLYVKISLFSTVTQQDYLDKAELLRKALTTINIPARGNEPIRSYFNELYLGLVLLAIALIAGLLYKTLNSKVKYISPDYTI; translated from the coding sequence ATGAGGAGGCCACTGCTGGATACAGCGATAGTCGCCGGGTTCACGGTGCTGTTGTCAACGGTTTACCGAGATGCAGTGTTAGCCTATATAGAGACCATGCAGATCCCAGACTACAGCTACCTCATGATACTAGTGCCCTCCACGGCCATAATCATAGCCGAGATAATCAACAAGCACGCGACGCTACAGGAGCTGGATATTGGCAGGATAGTGGCTGCTGGGGGAGGCCTGCTCATCGCGTTCTCGCTGCATAAACTCTCGACCATAATAATAGATTACTCCCTGGAGCTAGAGCTACTCTCTATAATAACCCTCCTGGCCTCGATGCTATTCCTCGTCTACGGGGACTTCGACAGGCTAGTGACACCCCTAGCAATATGGATACTCCTCCTACTACTAGTCCCCCTACCCCGAGGCATACTAGACACGCTATCAGCAGAGCTGACTGACCCAGTGGCAAAGGCAGCCTCAATGCTAACCGGGGCCCAGCTGACTGAGTCCTATGGGTTCACAAGCCTAAGATTCGTGGATTCTAGTGGCGTGACGAGGCTGTTCCAGATAGCGCCGGAGTGTAGCGGCGTGGTGAGCCTACTATCGGCTCTATCCCTAGCCCCTATCATATTCTACCTAGCCCTAACCTCCAACTCCACGTGGAGGAGGAAGGCTAAGGCGATAGCATTATCCCTAGCCCTAGCCGTGGCGATCGTGTTCACCGGGAACATCCTGAGGGTGGCGCTCGTAGTCTACATAGCGAAGACCTATGACTACAAGACCGCCCTGGAGTTCTTTCACCAAACCCCATCACTCATATACACGGGTATAGCCACGATAGTAGCACTGATGATAACCCTAAGGCTACCAAGACCCAGCCAGCCACCCAGACCAGTGAAACAAGCGCCAGCCAAGATCAGGGGAGGAGACATAGTAAAGGCGGCACTAATAACACTAATAGTACTAGCAGGCACAATCAACACGCCAACTACCATAGCAACAAGCCAGATGCAAAACCTGCCAACGCCGGAAGAACTGATACAGAACCCAGCACTAATACTATACAACCAGACGACCACGAAGGCCAGGACAACGCTGCCATCACCACTACTCGGAGAAGCACTAGGGGCACTAGCAGTATACAGGGCATCGGTCACGGTAGAGAACAAGACACTACAGGGATGGATAGAAATAGGTGAAACTCCAGCAAGGTTTCATTCTTGGGATTCATGTCTTCTCGCTCAAAACTACAAGATAACAAAGCGCTGGACAGAATCCTATGAAAACATGACCATAACCTATATACTAGCCAAAAAAGGACTACTAACACAACTACTAGCCTATACGATTGTCAAATACCCAACAGAGAGAGGAAACCTATACGTCAAGATAAGCCTCTTCTCTACAGTCACACAGCAAGACTATCTAGACAAAGCGGAATTACTAAGAAAAGCATTAACAACAATAAACATACCTGCACGAGGTAACGAACCAATTAGATCCTATTTTAACGAACTATATCTTGGTCTCGTATTGCTAGCTATTGCTTTAATCGCGGGTTTGTTGTATAAAACCTTGAACAGTAAAGTAAAATATATTTCTCCGGATTATACGATATGA
- a CDS encoding transcriptional regulator, translating into MASDKVAGALLLVISIIIIIVYGWLVFLTDYAMLLLKITGFIAVTGIFGILAWIGYTLATTPPPKPIEEIEKEIEEELKKLEEEIDESNDKDNQSE; encoded by the coding sequence ATGGCCTCAGACAAAGTCGCCGGAGCTCTTCTTCTAGTGATTTCAATAATTATAATAATTGTTTATGGCTGGTTAGTGTTCTTAACAGACTATGCCATGCTGCTGCTGAAGATAACAGGATTTATAGCGGTTACAGGAATATTCGGTATACTCGCCTGGATAGGGTATACCCTAGCAACAACGCCTCCGCCTAAGCCGATCGAAGAGATAGAAAAAGAGATAGAAGAAGAATTAAAAAAACTAGAAGAAGAAATTGATGAGAGTAATGATAAAGACAATCAATCTGAATAA